A genomic region of Nymphaea colorata isolate Beijing-Zhang1983 chromosome 2, ASM883128v2, whole genome shotgun sequence contains the following coding sequences:
- the LOC116246722 gene encoding zinc finger CCCH domain-containing protein 6-like, giving the protein MALASRELQQQRFPANPPCVRPHKSKRVTWAPEGSLCQIRLFLSEDAPQQSGLLASQELLQAKTSSSWHLAVSALDDTAPPGFEGPRSAWQLKKDLSKIHVIKWQCPPKFVISPAWHVVAGEESKEIEVQNQRQLRVLEAVYPRPSSIPPSPSVAPEAQEDFNDRLTPLIPLTPVEEDETTEVDSATPTSFLDPSLSVGLPTVAQAPSSSLADLRSVGERSLPCKPSSANMNAPATSTVTSAGAPAVEPDVAVAASAASAAFTAIMKSNEEGSLIDQDLLIKILSNPALLEKLVTQYGVTSPMIAGLAPAAKSMTPSVSKPQLTSTAQLAPPSLVNRPDVTRPLASQPTEHHYPKLNPMPTMPNLRQPSPVVPVNQVRLNPSVPPVKDVNYYKSLIQQHGNDKPSALEPDPAAYVKHHNQPLVPGNPDVMQKPRDGRMKIGKPCVYHNSPKGCWHGSNCVYLHDDAPRRQIREMPEAPNAKRVKMDREITGRS; this is encoded by the exons ATAAGATTATTTCTTTCAGAAGATGCTCCACAACAATCTGGTTTGTTAGCTTCTCAGGAACTTCTCCAAGCAAAGACATCATCATCATGGCACTTGGCTGTGTCAGCATTGGATGACACTGCTCCACCTGGGTTTGAAGGCCCACGCTCTGCATGGCAATTAAAGAAAGATCTTTCTAAGATCCATGTTATCAAATGGCAATGCCCACCTAAA TTTGTCATTAGTCCTGCCTGGCACGTAGTTGCTGGAGAAGAAAGCAAGGAGATTGAGGTTCAAAATCAGAGACAATTAAGGGTGCTTGAAGCTGTTTATCCTCGTCCATCATCGATTCCTCCAAG CCCCTCCGTTGCACCAGAGGCGCAggaggatttcaatgatcggtTGACTCCTTTGATTCCATTGACCCCAGTGGAGGAGGATGAAACGACAGAAGTCGATTCTGCTACTCCAACAAGTTTCCTTGATCCAAGCTTGAGTGTTGGTTTGCCAACTGTAGCACAGGCACCATCTTCATCACTGGCTGATTTGAGATCTGTAGGAGAGCGATCCTTACCATGCAAACCCAGTTCTGCGAACATGAATGCGCCTGCCACTTCAACAGTGACAAGTGCAGGTGCCCCTGCCGTCGAACCTGATGTTGCGGTCGCAGCATCTGCGGCATCTGCAGCTTTTACTGCTATAATGAAAAGCAATGAAGAAGGAAGCTTGATTGATCAGGATCTGCTGATCAAAATCCTTAGCAATCCAGCATTACTTGAGAAATTGGTTACTCAGTATGGTGTCACTAGTCCCATGATCGCTGGTTTGGCTCCTGCAGCCAAGTCAATGACGCCTTCAGTGAGCAAGCCTCAATTGACATCGACAGCGCAGCTGGCACCACCTTCTCTAGTCAACAGACCTGATGTTACCAGACCTTTGGCCAGTCAACCAACAGAGCACCATTATCCTAAATTGAACCCGATGCCAACCATGCCAAACCTTCGGCAACCAAGTCCCGTAGTGCCAGTGAATCAGGTGAGATTGAATCCCTCGGTGCCTCCGGTGAAGGATGTCAACTACTACAAGAGTTTGATTCAGCAGCATGGGAATGACAAACCTAGTGCTCTGGAACCAGATCCAGCGGCCTATGTGAAACACCATAACCAGCCTCTTGTTCCAGGGAACCCTGATGTGATGCAGAAACCAAGGGATGGGAGGATGAAAATTGGAAAACCTTGTGTCTACCACAACAGTCCTAAAGGCTGCTGGCACGGTTCAAATTGTGTTTATCTCCATGACGACGCTCCTCGCAGGCAAATCCGAGAGATGCCGGAGGCGCCAAATGCAAAAAGagtgaaaatggatagagaaaTTACCGGAAGAAGCTAA